The genomic region GATCTTGACCCCGGTCTGTTCGGTGATACCGCGAATCACCTTGCCCCCGGGACCGATGACATCGCGGATCTTCTCTCGCTTGATGCGAAGGGAATAGATCTTGGGAGCATATTTCGAAGTGTTGCTCCGGTGGGCTGAAATGGTGTCCAGCATTCTGTCGAGGACGAAGAGCCTTCCCCGCAGCGCCTGCTGGAGGGCTTCACTCATGATTTCCATGGTCAAGCCGGCGATCTTGATGTCCATCTGCAGGGCCGTGATTCCCGATCGGGTCCCGGTGACCTTGAAGTCCATGTCTCCGTAGTGGTCCTCGGCCCCCGCGATGTCGGTCAGGACGGCGTATCGGTCTCCTTCCTTGACCAACCCCATGGCAATGCCGGCGACCGGCGCCTTGATGGGAACGCCGGCATCCATCAGGGAGAGGATGCCGCCGCATACGCTGGCCATTGAGGAAGAACCGTTGGACTCCAGGATGTCGGAGACAATTCGAATGGTGTAGGGGAATTTGTCCTCGGCGGGAACCACCGGCAGGATGGATCGCTCCGCCAGGGCGCCATGGCCCACCTCCCTGCGCCCGGGCCCTCGCATGAATCCCGTTTCGCCCACGCTGAAGGGAGGGAAGTTGTAGTGGAGGAGGAACCGCTTGGACGACTCGCCCTCCATGATGTCAATCTTCTGAATATCGTCCGAAGTGCCCAGGGTCGCGGTGACCAGGGCCTGGGTCTCGCCGCGGGTGAAAAGAGCTGAACCGTGGGTGCGGGGCAAAAGGCCGACCTCGCAGGTGATGGGTCGGACGGCGTCGAACTCACGACCGTCCGGGCGCCGCTTGCGTTCGAGGATGTCGTCGCGGAAGATCTGTTCCTTGATGCGATCGAAAATAGCCGCCGCATCGCTTCTCAAGTCGGCCGACTCCTCCGGGTAGCTGCTCAGCAGGACTTCCTTGACCTTGTCGACCTGATCGTAGCTTCCTCTCTTGCCGTGCTTCGTGGTGTCGAGAGCGTCCCGTAGATCGGCTGACACTTTGCTGGAGATCTGATTGAAGAGTTTCTCGTCGACCGGGCGCGAATCCAGGGGGCGTTTCCGGACGTTGAGGCGGGTCGCCAGTTCCCTTTGCAGGGGGACAATCTGCTTGATGTGTTCGTGTCCGAAAGCCAATGCTTCAACCATAGTGGCCTCGGAAACCTCTCGAGCTCCGGCTTCTACCATCACGATGCCGTCTTCACTGCCGGCAACGATCAAGTTGAGCTGGCTTTCCTTCAGATCGTGGCTGCTGGGGTTGATCACCAGGCCGCCCCCGACCAGACCCACGCGAACCGCGGCGATGGGGGTCTCAAAGGGGATGTCGGACACCATCAGGGCCGCGCTGGCACCCGTGATGCCGTGAATGTCGGGGTCGTTCTCTCCGTCCGCGGAGAGCACCAGGGCAATGATCTGGGTGTCGCAGCGATAGCCCGACGGAAACAGCGGCCGTATGGGACGGTCTATCAGGCGACTGGTCAGAACCTCCTTTTCGCTCGGCTTCCCCTCGCGCTTGAAGAAGCCCCCCGGAATGCGTCCCGCGGCGTAATAGTTTTCTCGGTAGTCTACGGTCAGAGGAAAGAAATCCACGTTGTCCCGGGGCTGTCTTCTGGAACAGGCGGACACCAACACCACCGTATCTCCGTAGCTGACCTGAACGGCGCCGTCAGCCTGGCGGGCGATCCTGCCCGTTTCGATGGTGATTTCCTTACCTCCGATGAGGGTGCTGGTTTTCTCAATCATTGAAGTGTTTCCTGGCCCGGCTTGTTGCCGAAACTAAAATAGCGACTGCGGGCATCACATTCGGCAATGCTCGGAGTCGCTATTTCATTGTTCAAGCT from Acidobacteriota bacterium harbors:
- the pnp gene encoding polyribonucleotide nucleotidyltransferase: MIEKTSTLIGGKEITIETGRIARQADGAVQVSYGDTVVLVSACSRRQPRDNVDFFPLTVDYRENYYAAGRIPGGFFKREGKPSEKEVLTSRLIDRPIRPLFPSGYRCDTQIIALVLSADGENDPDIHGITGASAALMVSDIPFETPIAAVRVGLVGGGLVINPSSHDLKESQLNLIVAGSEDGIVMVEAGAREVSEATMVEALAFGHEHIKQIVPLQRELATRLNVRKRPLDSRPVDEKLFNQISSKVSADLRDALDTTKHGKRGSYDQVDKVKEVLLSSYPEESADLRSDAAAIFDRIKEQIFRDDILERKRRPDGREFDAVRPITCEVGLLPRTHGSALFTRGETQALVTATLGTSDDIQKIDIMEGESSKRFLLHYNFPPFSVGETGFMRGPGRREVGHGALAERSILPVVPAEDKFPYTIRIVSDILESNGSSSMASVCGGILSLMDAGVPIKAPVAGIAMGLVKEGDRYAVLTDIAGAEDHYGDMDFKVTGTRSGITALQMDIKIAGLTMEIMSEALQQALRGRLFVLDRMLDTISAHRSNTSKYAPKIYSLRIKREKIRDVIGPGGKVIRGITEQTGVKIDVADDGKVNIAALDEASARKAIQIIKDITAEAEMGKIYLGKVVRLVDFGAFVEIFPGTDGLLHISEIAEHRIRQVRDELKEGDQLLVKVIGIDGQKIKLSRKAVLREQRQKSS